The window ATATGAAGACATCAATATTGAAGTAACTAAGTACAATCATGTAAATTTAAGATCCTATGCAGTGTAATACATTCAGGGACAATGTGAGAATACACCAAACTGGGAGATACTAGGCCTGGGATATTATGTCAATAGTACCATTTAAGCTTGGTGAAGCAGAAATCAATCATATAATAAGCAGTGGTGAAGCAGAAATCAATCATATAATAAGCAGTAGTAGTAAACTCCAGGACACAATAAGATGGATTGGTTTTAGGGATGAAACTAATTATGGCCCACTTCTTAAATTGACCCATTTAAATAGTCTCAGTATTTCGAATTAAATAGAGTAAAATTAAGAGCAGGCTACAAAAACATTGGTTAACAAAGATTCTACTGTATGAACTCAATAATTAGAGACAACTGTCTGTTTAGGCACATACCGTGGTCGACATGAGCAATAACAGACATGTTACGAATATTATTTTTCTTGTCCATAATTCCGCGGAGCTCCTCCGCTGTAAACTTCACCATCTTGACTGGTTTTGGATATCACACTGGGAATATAGTTCCTGTTCAGAATGGAACAAAAATCAAGTAATTAAAACCACAATTGAATAATCAGAAGGCTCTTACTACAGTTGGGCACGCATTAGTTTCAAGTGCAGTCAACCAAGCATATTAAAACTAACATATGGGAACCGAAGACCAAGTTCTGAAAACTTAATTGTCCAAAGTGCACTAAAAAGGAAGCCAGAAAGCAACAATGGCAACCAATTTTGAGAGCACTCGACATGACAGTGTGCGAAAGAAAGCACAAAACAGTAAGAAAGATAAGAAAGAAAAGCAGTCTATTATGTAGAGTGTGCACAAGTATGAAGCACAATCAGGCAACGGATATCACTAGCTAAACCTGTATAACTTATGAGGATCACAGAAAACTTCGCAGGAATCAACCATATGTGAATGGAAAAGAAGAGTAGGTCTGAAACAGAATCGTGGTTTTATGCAAAGTTGATTTGTAACAGAAGGGTAGTTTTATGCACACGTGCTGACTGTACTAGCATGTACACTACCAGTGTAAACACTAGAAACAATGGAAGCACAGAAGGTCATAATTTTGAGCTCTGAAATAGGTGCGACCAACCATGCATGGGGAGCACTGAGAAGAATACCAGAAGATAGCCACATATGATCAATTTAACCAAATGAAAGAGATCAGGGATAAATTCACCCATAATACCTCAACTATAAGTACATAAAAACTGGCACACCCCGATACAAGAGTCTCCCgttctttcttttttttgaaataaatacaAGAGTCTCCCGTTCTATATACACATAGTTATATTAAATTAAGCATGCCAAGCAAAGatgtgcatcaccatttcctccgcCCTGAACATGAAGACAGAGAACAAAACCAACCAGGCTACGACAGGCAGGCAAGCAAGCGAGCAAAACCCTACAGCTTGAGCATTCTAAGAACCCCGTGGACGAACAGCAGCGCAGAAAAAAATCGCCGAAAAAGCTAGCAGAGCACCAGATGAAACAGATCGCCGTCTACCACGGCGGAGCGGGCAGATCCACGGTAAACACGGCGGGAGGAACACCCTTAGCTACCACAGAAGCACATCGGAGGCCACGAGCTTATGTATCTAGTGACGTCAGCGCAAAGTCGTCGCCAGGAACAAGCGAGCGGGACGAACCAAGCAGCAGATCTAACGCATCTAAGAGCAGCGAGACCGCATAGGAATAATCCCGGCGACCACGAGCCCAGCAAAGGGGACCGGAGCGCATCGAGCTAGCGAGGAGACTGAGCCGGTGAAATCGGTCGGCTAGGTAGCAGCTAGCTGCCTAGCACGGGCGCGCCCGCCGACGGAGCAGCCGGAGGGCGGcggaaggggagaggagaggggaggtCCGGCTCACCTTGCGGGTTCGCCGAGAGATGAGAGGTGGGGAAGCGGCGGCGCTCCCGATCCGTGAGAATGGAAAGGGTTCAAGGAAGTGAGCACGCTAGGTCGCATTTGCTGGCCGTTATATACGCTATTTTTGTTGGTTCCGTGCGGGCCAAGATGCGCGGGGAGTGGAACTGTCCAAGGCCGGCCATGCGAAATGCGGCCCACAAGTGAAGCCGGCCTGTCCGGCGTCCACTGTGGTGGAGTCCGGCCCAAAGGGGATGATGGCCAGGCGTGGTGAGAATTTCGGAAGTTGTCGGAGCGAAAGCTCCGAAGCGCCATCAAATGGCGAGGAAGCTTTCGGAAAACCTCTAACCACCTAGGAGCCCAATCTTCAAAAGTAACAAGTGTTGGGTTTGATGAAAAAATGTATGTTGGGTCTTGCTCTCTCTATCACCAAAGAATCAACAGGTTTGGGCGCACATTTTTCAGAAACCATGCTCAGTTTAGACTTCATTGAAAGATGGGTTTAAATAAAGCAACCACGGAGATTTTGGATGGAGTGGTAATATTTGAACCTTGATGTGTGACACGAACACATGGCAACTCCGAATGTTTTTTATGACAAATGTAGTGACGCGGGGATGGCAACTTCATAAGTCAAGCATGGCCACTTGCTTTTTGGATGGTAAGTTTCAGCTTTTTCtgggtttctttttttctttctagatgacaATTTTAGTAGTTGTAAAAAACGTGAGGGCAAGAGTGCTTCGTGCCACATGTGTGGCACTTATTATTTAGGTGGCATGTTGTTGGAATCACGCTCAAATTAAGCTTCGTCCAAAGATGGTCCAAAGATGAGTGCGGCCAATCAAAATTAGTGTTAGCTCTACCACATCATATCTTCCCTTTTAGTGGAGAATTTGATGGAGGAGCTGCAGCCCTATTTCCCCGTATTATTTCTGTTAGCAATTGAAGGTTTTGTCTTGTCTTTTGAAAAGTATTGGAATttcataaaagaaaagaaaaaacatctATGCAGCGGCCAAAACACCCTGACCAAGGCCAATCATCTCTTATCGATATTAACGAACATTGTGTCCAAATTAGGAAACTAGACTAGGATCACTTCATGTATACCTGTTTGGTTTGCAGCGTAAGGTTTTAACGCTTATTCTTAGTAGTGCCACAACATCTTAGGAATGTGTTTGATttattgccacacttttctagctacaaggTTCACATGTCATAAGCTCACTTTTTGCTTAATCTTGCAACACTTATAGTCACCATTTTATTAACCACATTTTTTGTGACAGCCACACTTTGTCTAAGCTTAATACTTCCTCCATCACGgtttagaaggcacagttaaatttgcgtACGTTTTCACAATAAACAAGGTTTAGagcgcattgcatttatttctagtagctaattactactccgatatactatttctatatgcatgcgtagtgtgaatgctattttttagcccatcccacaaccaatagataaccacctaggtcCCAGAGAATTTCCAAGAGCGCATTCTAAACCAtgacggagggagtagtggttAAGTTAGTCGTGAAAACAAGTCATGAAACGGCATCTTATGTTTCAGCAAAAAAAACTAAAAGGTTGAAGCTTGCTTGCAAGTGTCATAATTACATAGAGCCTATGTGTATAACTATTAAGTACATGTGCATCCAGTAACAGTCATAAAAAATATAGCAAACAAATCTATTATATGCCTAAATTTACTGAACAACTTCACAACTCAATTTTGCTATAAACCTGGAATAAGAGAAGTTACTGAGCATGAGAATTATGCGAATATTCTATTATGCCTACAAAGGTTCAATCTGTAATATTCCAAAAACATAAGTTTGGATACTCTCAGCGTTAACAGATGCTTCTACTACAGTATTTCTCTTAGGTCCAATTTTTTTCCGCTCAATCAGATGTATCTTAGCACACAGTAGGGAGCAATTTCTCATCATCAGTGTGTCCACAAAATTGTAGGGCATGAAATGGAGAATTGTGTACTGTATACAAACTGCAGCATAAACAAGTGCAGTAAGTTTTTGAGCATAGATTACAACTGCCAAAAGATGGAACACATTTTGATGGGCATCAAATCAGGAAGGTAAAATGAGAACGAAAAACTGCAAGCAGAGCTCTCAAGATCATGAAAAATATAGAGCAAGACTGGAGCAATAAAGAACCAGGCAGAGCTCTCAAGATCAACACAAAAGCAAACACAAGACACCAACAAGAACTACCAATGGATAACAGATACTTGTATAATCTAAGCTTTAACATCGACAGACATCAAAACGAAGTGCCAGTATCACGACAGATATATAATCTAAGTTTTAACATCGATAGACATCAAAACAAAGTGCCAGTATCACGACCGATAGGAATCCCAATAGCAGTACAGCGACGACTCAATAGACAGATAATAATGCAGCTCTCTTAGCAGCAAAAGCAAACTAGACCATGTAACAGAAGCAAAAGTTCAGAGCTTGTCCTCGAAATCAGATAGAGGGGTCATCTGTTCCTTCAGGCCCTTGCGCTTGCGGATCTCCGTGACAAGTGTGGCAGACTGGGAGCCGGCCTCCAAAGGATCGGAAGACATGATGTCCCAATGGTCGAACACACACTGGGGGAAAGCCTGGCCGGATGTCGCCGCCCTGAGGGTACTTGAGAACCCGAACGACTCGATGACCGGGAGGTAAGCCTTGATGTTGTACAGCGGGGTACCAGGCCTCTGCATCTCCTCAAACACATGCcctctcttctgattcagaacaCCATAGATACCACCGAGTGCATTCTCCGGGGCCTGGATCTCAACCAGGTACACAGGCTCCAGCAGCCTTGGCTTAGCAGTGAGCTGAGAAGCGTAAATGACCCTCCTGGCTGTTGGGATGACCTGACCACCACCCCTGTGAATAGCATCAGTGTGCAGAACAACATCACAGACCTCAAAGCAAATGCCACGCATGTTCTCCTCAGCCAGAGCACCTTCTTTCGATGCCCACTGGAACCCTGCCACAACAGAGTCCTTGATTTCATTCAGATACTGCACTCCCTTACACATGTCCACAACCATGTTGGGGCCAGTCGTCTCAGGTCCAAAGCACCAAATCTTCTTGGCAAGATCCTTGTCCCAACCAAACTCCTCAGACAGGATCTTGGAGCGCACCTTAGGATCATCACGTGGGCCAATGCGGCCATCATCAATGGCCTCAGCCAGTCCCTCCTCCAATGGGCGAGCTTCCATGTAGAGACGGTTATGCTTGTTGGGGGACTTGCTCATGACAGTGCGGCAGGACTTCTCCAGAACAGTCTCACGGAAGGAGACGACAGGAGGGGAAACAATAATTTCAGCACCACCCATGAAGTCCTCCTGCAGATCCTTCAAACAGATTTCAAGGTGAAGCTCTCCAGCTCCAGCAATGATATGCTCACCAGACTCTTCAATGCTACAGAGAACCATAGGGTCAGACTTGGCCAGACGCTTCAAACCCTCAACAAGCTTAGGAAGATCAGAAGCCACCTTGCACTGAACAGCAACACGCACAACAGGGGACACAGAGAACTTCATTGCCCTGATTGGGCAGGCATCAACTTCCTTCTCATTTGTCAGGGTTGCATTCTTGGTGATGAACTGATCCAAACCAACCAAAGCAACAGTGTTACCACAGGGAACATCCTCAACAGACTCTTGCTTCTTTCCCATCCAGATAACAGTACGCTGGACACTCTTCACATACAGATCCTTCTTCTGGCCAGGAACAAAGTTAGGTCCCATGATACGGACCTTCATGCCAGTGGCAACCCTCCCAGCGAAAACACGTCCAAAGGCAAAGAATCTACCCTTGTCAGATGCTGGAATCATCTTGGAGACATACAGCATAAGAGGACCATCAGGGTCACAGTTTCTGATAGCATTAGCATATATATCATCAAGGGGGCCCTCGTATAAGTTCTCCACACGATACCTCTGTGCCTTTGAAGGAGAAGGGAGATGAAATATCATCATCTCAAGCAGAGCACGACTGGCAGGCAGCCAAGTTTGCATCACACGCTTCATGAGAGCCTTGCCCATCAAGTCCTTCTCATCattcttcatggtcacaccaagcTTCTTCAACATAGGCCACAACTTATCCTTCTGGTCATTCATGCAGGTTGCTATGATTTGCTTGATTGGCTCATAGCAGAACTGAACGAAACCTCTCTTGCAGGTAGCTGTCCCAGTGTTCTTGGAGGTCCATTTCTTTGTGGCTGGGTCAAAGAAGTTCTCACCCCACAGCCTCTCCATCATCTTTGCCTCATCAACTCCAAACTTGGAGGCATACATCTTGGCGAAGGTTGTAAGGGTGAAAGCCCACCCATGCAAACCAGCAGAGAATGCAACAGTCCCCTTCTCCGGGTACACTTGGACATCACCAAGCAGCACATCTTCATATGTTGCCATGATGACATTGGCATTTTCAATGACACGGGAGAAAGTCTGGTATGCTTCCTCACCTTCCACTTGAAGCTCAAGGAAGCATCTGTCCATCTTGTTCACGGTGAGGACAGGCCTAATCCTCTCACCAAGAGCTTGGCGCAGCACAGTTTCGGTCTGCACACAGACACCCTCAATACAGTCAACCACCACCAAAGCACCATCAGTGATACGAAGAGCAGCTGTCACTTCCGAAGAGAAGTCAACGTGGCCAGGTGAATCAATAAGGTTGATAAGGTACTCATCACCATCCCTGTCGCCCTTGTACATCTCAAGTGATTCAGGAGTCATCTGATAGAAAAGAGAGATACCCGTGGATTTGATTGTAATACCACGTTCTGCCTCATCTGCACGAGTATCAGTCATGCGAACATCACCAGCAACTTCCTGGGCGATAATCCCAGCAGCTGCCACAAGGGAATCCGTAAGCGTAGACTTGCCTGCAAACATGTAAATCTATGTGAGGACGGTAAAAAAGCATCCAGATTGACAGTCAAAAGCAATATACATTAATATACACACTTGGAACTTATTAACCACTGAGAGATGTAAATGTGGCAAAAAGTACACTGAAACAAACAATGATTAAAAGACGATTAAAAGAGGACAAACTGAGAATTTAGTAACATGGTTAACAAATTTTTTGTGTTACTACATACAACCATGTAAATTATAATGCATTCAGCAACTAACAGGAGCACACACCAAACTGGGGAGATTTTGAGCCATGGGATTATATGCCAATAGTTGCATTTAAgcttgttaaagtatagatcaatcATAAAAGCAATAAGAATAAGCTCCAGGAGACAGCAAGAGCTGGAACTACTTAATTTAAAACAGTGAAACAGCTCATTAATACAGAGATCTGGTTTTTAGAAATAATATGGAACAACTAAGAGCAGGCTACAGAAACATCAATCTACAAGATACTGTATGAACATGGTAAGTAGAGCAACTGACACTGTTCGGTCACATACCGTGGTCAACATGAGCAATAACAGACATGTTGCGAATATTATTCTTTTTATCCATAATTCCACGGAGCTCCTCCGCTGTGAACTTCACCATCTTGACTGCTTTTGAATGTCACACTGGGACTATAGTTCCTGTTCAAAGAATAGCAAGCTATCAGAATAAAGCAATAATACAGTTTGAATAACtattaaatgaaaaaaaaaatctgaCAGTGATAAAATAATGACTGTTCAAGTAATTAGAACCACAATTGTCCACTCAAAAGTGCACTTAAATTGGTGTACAATAATAAATTTTATACACTGCTACCAAACTACTTTAACCAACACTTCCACCAACATCCCGAATAAAGTGAAATATATAAGATGGTCAATTGAGCTTATTAAATTTAATATACTAGGACAAAAAGAAATGCACTGAGAAGGCAGCAACAAAGCAAGCCCAACCGATATTAAGAGCACTGACAGTCACAGCATGAGAAAAAATAACACATACAATAACAAAGAAATGCAATCCATTATGGAGAGCATACATGCAAAAGCAATGAAGCAAAAATAGGAAATGGATCACTAACTAAACCCCCAAGTACTTCCAGGTCTGTAGAGCTTATAAAGGGGTAGAACATAGAGAAAAACTTCTGCAGAAGATTATGTCAAGACTTGGGAAAATGTAATTTGTAATGGAATCACAGTTTTATGCACAAGTACTGACTGTAATATCATGGCACTACCAACATAAACACTAGAAACAATGGCACAGAACGTCATTGAGTTGGAACTCTCAAGTGGTGCAACCATCAATACCAAGGGAAACACAGAAAATACTTGCACGGACTCATCCAAACGAAATAATTATCAGATCAGAGCGAAATACATGCAGAGTGCCTGAACTAAATTTACATAAAACACTGAAAACACAAAGACGACAAAAATATCTGTAGCTCCCTTTCAAATTAAACTGAACATGCAAAGCAACGATACCATTTTCTCCGACCTGAGTATGAGCAGGGAACAACACCAACAGGTTAGGGTAGGCACTAGGCAGGCAAGCGAGCGAGCAAATACCCTACAGCTCGAGCATTCTAGCAAAACCTCGTGAACGAAAAGCATGGCAAAATGGCCAAAACCAACACCGGGACAACAGATCCACGCTCAACACGACGGAATAGCACCCTAGGGACCGCGCATCTACAGACGTCAGAACAAAATCGACCCCGGAACTTGCGAGCAGGGCGAACAAAGCAGTAGATCTACGGCGCTTGGGAACAGGAACAGCACAGAAGAACGACGACAGATCCGGCGACGTGAACTGCGCGCAAAAGCTAGCGAGGAGACTAGAACCGGTGGAACCGATCGATCGGCTAGGCAGCAGCTGGTGCGGACTACGGAGAAGCGACGGGCCGACGAGGCGACCGGAGCGCGGGGAGGAAGGGAGGTCAGGCTCACCTTGGGGTTTCGCTTCGGTCTCCCGAGCCGAGAGGTGAGAGATGAGGAAGCGGCGGCGCTCCCGGAGGAAGAGAATGGAAcaaggggtgaaggaagaaccctaGGGCGGCATCGCTTGCCCGGTATATATAGTGGTGCTGTGCCGGCCCAGGTACGCGAGGGCCGAAAGGCGAGGAATGGGCGACTGCGGCCCGCGGGAGTGAGGGGGCCGTGTGTGGTGGAGTCGGGCCGACGGCCTGGCCCGAGTGATGGCCCAGACCTGCCGAGTGAGATGTGAGACGAATGGGCGACTCTTCTTCTTGTCTAAAAAAAAAAGAAGATGAACGACCGACTCGATGATCCCTACGGAGAGGGGGGAAGTGAACAAGGTTATACGGGGTAAATAATTCAAAAATAAGTGAATTTcttttttttttcagaaaaactTCCGATCTATTAATCTTTAATCACGACATAATTGAATTTGTTTAACAAACATTGTTGACTGTTTGACTATCGTGTAAACATTTTTGCGATGAAATACATTCATGATATTCTAGGGACGAAAAACAAAACTGACTTTCAAAAAAGTCTAAGTTTTTAGAGGACTGACTTTGTTTCTTTTTTTGACAGACACGGATGCCATTTCATCATGAAAATGTACAAGTAGGTAAGAAACTAAGCATGTCCATTGCCGAAAAAGCATACTCTTTTAAAACTTCCTATTTTGGATTTTTACAGTTCATCCCAAATGTACATCCTCTCGGGATAAGAGTGACACTTTAGGTACGTGGTTGAACTTTTGTTCTCACGCAGGAACCATTGTCCcatattct is drawn from Triticum dicoccoides isolate Atlit2015 ecotype Zavitan chromosome 4A, WEW_v2.0, whole genome shotgun sequence and contains these coding sequences:
- the LOC119287591 gene encoding elongation factor 2-like: MVKFTAEELRGIMDKKNNIRNMSVIAHVDHGKSTLTDSLVAAAGIIAQEVAGDVRMTDTRADEAERGITIKSTGISLFYQMTPESLEMYKGDRDGDEYLINLIDSPGHVDFSSEVTAALRITDGALVVVDCIEGVCVQTETVLRQALGERIRPVLTVNKMDRCFLELQVEGEEAYQTFSRVIENANVIMATYEDVLLGDVQVYPEKGTVAFSAGLHGWAFTLTTFAKMYASKFGVDEAKMMERLWGENFFDPATKKWTSKNTGTATCKRGFVQFCYEPIKQIIATCMNDQKDKLWPMLKKLGVTMKNDEKDLMGKALMKRVMQTWLPASRALLEMMIFHLPSPSKAQRYRVENLYEGPLDDIYANAIRNCDPDGPLMLYVSKMIPASDKGRFFAFGRVFAGRVATGMKVRIMGPNFVPGQKKDLYVKSVQRTVIWMGKKQESVEDVPCGNTVALVGLDQFITKNATLTNEKEVDACPIRAMKFSVSPVVRVAVQCKVASDLPKLVEGLKRLAKSDPMVLCSIEESGEHIIAGAGELHLEICLKDLQEDFMGGAEIIVSPPVVSFRETVLEKSCRTVMSKSPNKHNRLYMEARPLEEGLAEAIDDGRIGPRDDPKVRSKILSEEFGWDKDLAKKIWCFGPETTGPNMVVDMCKGVQYLNEIKDSVVAGFQWASKEGALAEENMRGICFEVCDVVLHTDAIHRGGGQVIPTARRVIYASQLTAKPRLLEPVYLVEIQAPENALGGIYGVLNQKRGHVFEEMQRPGTPLYNIKAYLPVIESFGFSSTLRAATSGQAFPQCVFDHWDIMSSDPLEAGSQSATLVTEIRKRKGLKEQMTPLSDFEDKL